One genomic window of Paenisporosarcina antarctica includes the following:
- a CDS encoding DegV family protein gives MRIFADSACDLPKSFYEKNSVTLIPLRVHIDETEYLDITTIEAKQVYTEIRQGKQPKTSQASPEQFLTLFEELAKSGEEGLYIAFSSQLSGTHNTAVMIREQVKEDFPNIKLTIIDSQCASLGCGLLVKEAARLKSVGEPLERIEEIIRFKAKHMEHLFTVEDLDYMARGGRVSKTSAVIGGLLNIKPLLQVENGKLVPIEKLRGRKKVMKRIIELMEERGEKLSEQTIAICHGDDEAFALEMKLLVEETFHPKETEIHVIGSVIGAHTGPGTLGVFFLNQLQP, from the coding sequence ATGAGAATATTTGCAGATAGTGCTTGTGATTTACCGAAATCCTTTTATGAAAAAAATTCAGTCACCTTGATTCCATTACGTGTTCATATTGATGAAACAGAATACTTAGATATCACGACAATTGAAGCAAAACAAGTTTATACAGAAATTCGCCAGGGGAAACAACCAAAAACTTCTCAAGCTTCACCAGAGCAATTCTTGACGCTTTTTGAAGAGTTGGCTAAGTCCGGAGAAGAAGGACTCTATATCGCTTTCTCGTCACAACTCTCTGGTACTCATAATACAGCGGTCATGATTCGCGAACAGGTGAAAGAGGATTTCCCGAATATTAAATTAACGATTATAGATTCTCAATGTGCTTCCCTTGGCTGTGGATTACTTGTAAAGGAGGCAGCACGTCTAAAATCTGTAGGTGAACCATTAGAACGAATAGAGGAAATCATTCGTTTTAAAGCAAAGCATATGGAGCATTTGTTTACAGTTGAAGATTTAGATTATATGGCTCGAGGCGGACGTGTTTCAAAGACGAGTGCGGTCATCGGGGGATTGTTAAACATTAAACCCCTCCTTCAAGTGGAAAATGGAAAGCTGGTACCAATCGAAAAATTAAGAGGCCGTAAAAAAGTAATGAAACGCATAATTGAGCTTATGGAAGAGCGCGGCGAAAAACTTAGTGAACAAACTATTGCCATCTGTCATGGTGATGATGAGGCTTTTGCACTTGAAATGAAATTATTGGTGGAAGAAACGTTCCATCCTAAGGAAACTGAAATTCATGTAATTGGCTCCGTAATTGGTGCTCATACTGGTCCCGGAACGTTAGGTGTATTCTTTTTAAATCAATTACAACCATAG
- a CDS encoding CoA-disulfide reductase, whose protein sequence is MKKIVVIGAVAGGATVASQIRFYEKEAKIVIFDQDETMSYAACGMPYVIGGEIKEADDLLATTPEEFKEIRNIDVHLKHRVTNINRQQKVVEVLNLETQQTFEESYDLLILSPGGTPIVPKTTGLESTTMFTLRNFSDMKRINHYITTKKPKSCVIVGAGFIGLEMAENLVQLGLTVSIVEKSHQVMNILDIDIAEVIEKELQDHGVTIYKNNFISNVSNRNIDLDLGEKLEADFILMCIGVAPSTDLAVNAELTIGKTRGIVTNEYLQTNDPSIYAIGDAAENIDFITGDAKRVPLAWPAHRQAYIVAKHISGEKIPFKGLLGTSICKVFSLSVASTGLNEQTLIVNQIDYTSVSQKSLSNAGYYPDHSKIFLKIHYDPSSRKVLGAQVVGGKGVDKRIDVLATAIYAGLTVDDLQALELAYAPPYSAPKDPINMVGYRAK, encoded by the coding sequence ATGAAAAAAATCGTTGTCATAGGGGCAGTTGCTGGTGGTGCGACTGTCGCTTCCCAAATTCGTTTTTATGAAAAAGAAGCTAAAATTGTTATATTCGACCAGGATGAAACGATGTCTTATGCAGCGTGCGGAATGCCTTATGTTATCGGTGGAGAAATTAAAGAGGCCGATGATCTTCTTGCCACAACACCTGAAGAATTTAAAGAAATACGAAATATTGATGTACATTTAAAACATCGTGTAACGAATATTAATCGACAACAAAAAGTGGTAGAAGTATTAAATTTAGAAACACAACAAACTTTTGAAGAATCGTATGATTTGCTTATTTTATCGCCTGGAGGCACACCGATTGTTCCGAAAACGACTGGATTAGAAAGCACCACTATGTTCACATTACGAAACTTTAGCGATATGAAAAGAATCAATCACTATATCACAACAAAAAAACCAAAGAGTTGTGTCATTGTTGGTGCAGGATTCATTGGGCTAGAAATGGCAGAAAATTTGGTTCAACTAGGTTTGACTGTTTCCATCGTAGAAAAATCACATCAAGTAATGAACATACTAGATATTGATATCGCAGAAGTAATTGAAAAGGAACTACAAGACCATGGTGTTACAATTTATAAAAACAATTTCATAAGCAACGTGTCAAATCGAAACATTGATCTTGATTTAGGCGAAAAACTTGAAGCCGATTTTATTTTAATGTGTATCGGTGTCGCTCCAAGTACAGACCTAGCTGTAAATGCTGAATTAACAATTGGTAAAACTCGTGGAATTGTGACGAATGAATATTTACAAACTAACGATCCCTCTATTTATGCGATTGGTGATGCTGCTGAGAACATAGACTTTATTACCGGAGATGCTAAACGTGTACCTTTAGCCTGGCCCGCTCATCGACAGGCTTACATTGTGGCGAAGCATATTTCAGGTGAAAAGATTCCTTTTAAAGGTTTATTAGGAACATCCATTTGTAAAGTATTTTCTCTGTCAGTAGCATCTACAGGATTAAATGAACAAACACTAATTGTTAATCAAATAGACTATACAAGTGTCAGTCAAAAATCACTTTCGAATGCTGGCTACTATCCGGACCATTCGAAAATTTTCTTGAAAATCCATTATGACCCATCCTCACGTAAAGTCTTAGGTGCACAAGTAGTTGGTGGAAAAGGTGTCGATAAACGTATTGACGTCCTAGCAACTGCTATTTATGCAGGGCTTACAGTCGATGATTTACAAGCACTAGAACTAGCATATGCCCCTCCCTATTCAGCACCAAAAGATCCGATAAATATGGTTGGATACCGCGCAAAGTAA
- a CDS encoding alpha-amylase family glycosyl hydrolase: protein MKVNIWISTTIILTLIISLIVPLNTHAEARNTIQDESIYDLLVDRYFNKTMENDFEVDTRIPGAFAGGDFMGVAEKLSHIKRMGFSLVSVGPVFASDTYDGKRVVDYGMLERHFGTSEEFNTLIDNMHDEKMGIIVDFPIQNVSSEHVLASDANNASWVINNTDGTTSWDLTNEDAQQAIIEAALTFVQEYNIDGIRFTSIEGVDMNFLNSVIETLKKENEDLYVLSNEQSDANFDAKVLNDQEEMHRNVFKTVDQETSQMAQTSVGEPIIQQIDSIDTQRFTMDATEANMFPPTRWKMAMATLLSIPGVPVMTYGSEIAVNGAQPPESHPIYNFKTDEELIEFIEDVQYLRNKSAALRTGLMEMLHNEDGFMIYKRSNEEETWIVVINNSSKTQSFTLSKEVIGDNKELRGLFESDVLRQKDDGNYRLVLDREIAEFYTVTDEKGLNKGYIAALILANILFLTFIYLVWRKGKQQKHDTKNN, encoded by the coding sequence ATGAAGGTAAATATATGGATAAGCACTACTATTATTTTAACGTTAATTATAAGTTTGATTGTTCCGCTAAATACACATGCAGAAGCAAGAAATACCATTCAAGACGAAAGTATATATGATTTATTAGTTGATCGATACTTTAATAAAACGATGGAAAATGATTTTGAAGTAGATACAAGAATACCAGGAGCATTTGCAGGTGGAGATTTCATGGGTGTGGCGGAAAAGTTGAGTCACATCAAAAGAATGGGTTTTTCACTAGTATCAGTTGGGCCAGTTTTTGCTAGTGATACATATGATGGTAAACGTGTAGTAGATTACGGCATGTTAGAACGTCATTTTGGGACGTCTGAAGAATTTAACACATTAATTGATAATATGCATGATGAGAAAATGGGAATCATTGTTGATTTCCCTATACAAAATGTAAGTTCTGAACACGTTTTAGCTTCTGATGCGAACAACGCATCGTGGGTCATCAACAATACAGATGGTACGACTTCTTGGGATTTAACAAATGAAGATGCACAACAAGCGATAATTGAGGCAGCTTTAACATTTGTACAAGAGTATAATATTGATGGAATTCGTTTCACGTCAATTGAAGGTGTAGACATGAACTTTTTAAATTCAGTGATTGAAACACTTAAAAAAGAAAATGAAGACCTATATGTACTTAGCAATGAACAAAGTGATGCGAATTTTGATGCGAAAGTGTTGAATGATCAAGAAGAAATGCATCGAAATGTATTTAAAACTGTAGATCAAGAGACATCTCAAATGGCACAGACATCTGTTGGAGAACCAATTATTCAACAAATCGACTCAATTGATACTCAACGTTTTACAATGGATGCGACAGAAGCGAATATGTTTCCACCAACACGCTGGAAAATGGCAATGGCTACTTTATTGTCGATTCCTGGGGTTCCAGTGATGACTTACGGGTCTGAAATTGCAGTAAACGGGGCACAGCCGCCTGAATCACATCCAATTTATAACTTTAAAACCGATGAAGAATTAATTGAATTTATCGAAGATGTTCAGTACCTTCGAAATAAATCAGCTGCTCTTCGTACTGGCTTGATGGAAATGTTGCATAATGAAGATGGCTTCATGATTTATAAACGTTCTAATGAAGAAGAAACTTGGATTGTCGTAATTAATAATTCTAGTAAAACTCAGAGTTTTACTTTATCAAAAGAAGTAATTGGTGATAATAAAGAGCTTCGTGGTTTATTTGAAAGTGATGTCTTAAGACAAAAAGATGATGGCAATTATCGACTTGTATTAGATCGGGAAATCGCAGAATTTTACACAGTGACTGATGAAAAAGGGTTGAACAAAGGGTATATAGCAGCGCTCATTTTAGCTAATATCTTATTTTTAACTTTTATCTATCTCGTATGGAGAAAAGGAAAGCAACAAAAACACGATACTAAGAATAATTAA